The following nucleotide sequence is from Streptomyces sp. NBC_00237.
GCTCACAGCCTGCCCCCGAAGCCCTGTGCGCCGGCGCTGGTGTCGGCGACGGTGTCCAGGCCGGAGCCAGGGCCCGTACCCGGGACGGTGTTCGCCGTCGACAGCAGTTGCAGCCCCAGCCGGAGTCTGCGGCGCGCCTCGTCCTCGGTGATGCTCAGCCGGGACGCGGTCTGCCGGTAGTCGTGCCGCTGGAAGTACGCCAGTTCCAGGGCCTCCCTCAGGGGCGCGGGCATCGATGTCACGATGTAGTCCGCGCGGGCCGCCGCGGCCGCCCGGTGCACCTTGAGTTCCAGTTCTTCCGCCGTGCCCTCGCCTTCCGCGAGGGCGGCCGATTCGTCCTGCCGGAGCCGGTGCACGGCACGCCGGTGGGTGAGCCGGGCGATCCAGGCCCGCATGGAGCCGTCCTTCGGATCGTACGACTGAGGGTTTTCCCAGACGTGCCCGAAGACGTCACGGGTGATCTGGTCGGCCGCGTCCTCGTCGTCCAGCACCCGGTGCGCCAGGCTGTGCACGAGGGAGGCGAACCTGTCGTAGAGCTCGCCGAGCGCCGCCGCCTCGCCCCGCGCCAGCCGCTGCTGCATCCTGCGGTCCCAGCGCGGCGGTGCGTCCTTCGGCATCCGATCCCCCCAAGCCCCGTACCGCTGCGGAATCCCGTGCCGCCGCGTGCCGAATCCCTAGCTCTTTCGAATGTAGTGCGATGACCGGTCGGCGCACGCCCCTTTGTGACAAGTGCGCCCCTCGCGCGGTCCGGGATGGTAGTGATCCGGTCAATACGTACCTCCTGTGTACGAGCCGCACAGGCAGGCGGTGTTTCATGGGGAGGCGGCTAGGGAAGCCGCGATGAGGAAGGGTTACTTCCGGTTAGCTGAGAGGTCCGACGCGTGACGCTGAAGGTGACAGGCGCAGAGCACGGCAGCTGGGCCGTGCTGCACATCTCCGGCGAACTGGACCTGGTGACCTCACCGGCTGTGCGCCAGCACGTGCACAACGCCGTCGCGGACGGGCGCCACAGAGTGGTGCTCGATCTGTCGGACGTGCTGTTCTGCGACTCCAGTGGGGTGGGGGTGCTGATCGCCGCGCGGCGGCTGATGCGGTCGTGCCAGGGGAGTCTGCGGCTCATCCTGCCGGCGCGGGGGGCGATCGACGGGAGCCATGTGAACAGGGTGCTGGCGGCACTTGGTGTGCGACGCCTCTTCGAGGTGTTCCCCGATGTGGACACCGCGGTGGACGATACGGCGCAGTCGCTGTCGGCCTGACGCACGGGAAGTCGCTGTCGGCCTGATGTCCAGGAAGTTGCTGTCGGCCTGATGTCCAACTGGCCCACCGGTGGATGATTTCCCTGCGGAAACGGCTTCCTCCACACGTCAAGCACGTACGCTCGCCTGCATGGACAGCGCAGAGTACGAGCGCAAGACAGCGGCCCGTTTCGCCTCCTTCGACCAGGACGGCAACGGATACATCGACCGCGAGGACTTCAGTGCCGCGGCGGCCGCCATCCTTGCCGAGTTCAACACCACCGCCCGTTGCGACAAGGGCCAGGCCCTCTACAGCGGGGCCGAGGCGTTCTGGCAGGGGATGGCCGGAATCGCGGACGTGGACGGCGACCAGCGGGTCAGCCGCGACGAGTTCGTGACGGGTGCGGTCAAGCGGCTGCGGGACAACCCGAAGCGGTTCGCGGAGATCGCCAGGCCCTTCCTGCACGCGGCCATCGAGATCGCGGCGGCGTCGGAGGGGGAGGGGGACGGCGTCACGGTCGGGGCGGCGACCCGGCTGCTCCGGGTCCTCGGGGCGGACGAGCGGGTTGCGGGGCAGGTTGCGGCGGCGCTGGATGCGGATGGCGATGGGCGCATCACCGAGAACGAAACCCTGACCGCTTTCGCCACCTACTACACAGTCGACACCCCCGACCCCCAATAACCCCCTCGGTCGGCGGCCTCCCTTCGCCTCCCTCACCTCCTCGGGCGGCGCCCCGCCTCGCCTCCTTGGGCGCCGCCTTGCTTAACCCCCTCGGGCGACGGGGCCTTCGCCTCGCCCCCTTGCGCCCGCTGCCGCCCTCCGCCTCGCCCCTTCGGGCTCCGCTCCCGCCTAGCCCCCTCCGCTTCCGCCCCTCCGCTCCCGCCTAGCCTCCCTGGGCGGCGGACCCAGCCCCTTCCGCCTCCGCCCAGGCGCCCTTGGGCTCCGCCCTGCCTAGCCCCCTTGGGCGGCGGGGCCGCCCCCCGGGGGCGGGACGGGCGGGCAAGGGGGCGGCCCCCCTCGCTCCGGGCCCGCCCCGGTGCTGCCCGCCGTTACCTCGCCTTATGGGTGCGCCGCGCCCGGGTGCGCCTGCGGCGGGCTGCCCCTCCCCGCCCCTTCACCTAAACTCGCGAGGCTTGGGGGGCGTACGTGCGGGCGCGTTGGGGCTGGCCGCGCAGTTCCCCGCGCCCCTAAAGGGGCGCACCCTCCCAGACCCCGCGAAGCCGGGAGCGCGCGTGATGCGGCCCCGCGCCCCTCAAGGGGCACGTCCGCGCCGTGGTGCAGAGCCGCGCCCCTCGAAGGGGCCCTCAGTTGCCGA
It contains:
- a CDS encoding sigma-70 family RNA polymerase sigma factor, encoding MPKDAPPRWDRRMQQRLARGEAAALGELYDRFASLVHSLAHRVLDDEDAADQITRDVFGHVWENPQSYDPKDGSMRAWIARLTHRRAVHRLRQDESAALAEGEGTAEELELKVHRAAAAARADYIVTSMPAPLREALELAYFQRHDYRQTASRLSITEDEARRRLRLGLQLLSTANTVPGTGPGSGLDTVADTSAGAQGFGGRL
- a CDS encoding STAS domain-containing protein; the protein is MTLKVTGAEHGSWAVLHISGELDLVTSPAVRQHVHNAVADGRHRVVLDLSDVLFCDSSGVGVLIAARRLMRSCQGSLRLILPARGAIDGSHVNRVLAALGVRRLFEVFPDVDTAVDDTAQSLSA
- a CDS encoding EF-hand domain-containing protein, with translation MDSAEYERKTAARFASFDQDGNGYIDREDFSAAAAAILAEFNTTARCDKGQALYSGAEAFWQGMAGIADVDGDQRVSRDEFVTGAVKRLRDNPKRFAEIARPFLHAAIEIAAASEGEGDGVTVGAATRLLRVLGADERVAGQVAAALDADGDGRITENETLTAFATYYTVDTPDPQ